Proteins encoded in a region of the Calditrichota bacterium genome:
- a CDS encoding HU family DNA-binding protein yields MTKQEIVDIVAEGTGLTKVDTLAVIDGFIATVSWALQHGQSVTLRGFGTFLVADRQARRARNPVTKELVEIPARKAPYFRPAEELREAVARGPRAKQETPGTGMDGAAPASPNQTSDI; encoded by the coding sequence ATGACCAAGCAGGAGATTGTCGACATCGTTGCCGAGGGGACGGGTTTGACCAAGGTGGACACCCTGGCGGTCATAGACGGGTTCATCGCCACGGTGTCTTGGGCCTTGCAACACGGGCAGAGCGTGACGCTGCGCGGCTTTGGCACTTTTCTGGTGGCCGATCGCCAGGCGCGGAGGGCCCGCAATCCGGTGACGAAGGAATTGGTGGAAATTCCGGCGCGGAAGGCACCCTATTTTCGCCCGGCCGAGGAGCTTCGCGAGGCGGTGGCGAGAGGGCCAAGAGCAAAGCAGGAGACGCCAGGGACGGGGATGGACGGCGCTGCACCGGCTTCGCCAAACCAGACAAGCGACATTTAG
- the sppA gene encoding signal peptide peptidase SppA, with protein MAKRTVWLIVAAVVVLGGLSLLALSLLSLRSAGGEAMGFPSFGAKVAVVELTGTIVDPRPVVRQLKQYRRDGSIKAIVLRIESPGGGVAASQEIYEEVRKTREAGKVIVASLGSVAASGGYYVAVGATRIMANPGTTTGSIGVIAEIPNIRRLLDKLGIGFTVIKSGKFKDTGSPYRELTDAERAYLQQWVDDAFAQFLDAVVEGRKMERAQVLALADGRVFTGLQAVRSGLVDTLGTFEDALRLAADLAGIKGEPRIVRQERRLRLIDLLFQNARLFIEALERWPRLSYKVAF; from the coding sequence ATGGCAAAGCGCACTGTGTGGCTTATCGTGGCAGCGGTGGTGGTGTTGGGCGGGCTATCGTTGCTGGCTCTTTCGCTGCTCAGCCTGCGCAGCGCTGGCGGCGAAGCTATGGGATTCCCATCCTTTGGGGCCAAAGTGGCAGTGGTGGAACTCACCGGCACCATCGTCGACCCCCGCCCGGTGGTACGCCAGCTCAAGCAGTACCGGCGGGATGGATCCATCAAAGCCATCGTCCTGCGTATCGAGAGCCCGGGCGGAGGGGTTGCCGCCTCGCAGGAGATCTACGAGGAGGTGAGAAAGACCAGGGAGGCGGGCAAAGTAATTGTGGCCTCCTTAGGGTCGGTGGCGGCATCGGGCGGCTACTATGTGGCGGTGGGAGCGACGCGCATCATGGCCAACCCGGGGACGACCACCGGGAGCATTGGTGTGATCGCCGAGATCCCCAACATCCGTCGCCTGCTGGACAAGCTTGGCATCGGCTTTACGGTAATCAAGAGCGGCAAGTTCAAAGATACGGGTTCTCCCTACCGCGAGCTCACCGATGCCGAGCGCGCCTACCTCCAACAGTGGGTGGACGACGCTTTCGCGCAGTTCTTGGATGCTGTGGTCGAGGGCCGCAAAATGGAGCGTGCGCAAGTGCTGGCCCTGGCCGACGGACGCGTGTTCACCGGCCTGCAGGCGGTGCGCAGCGGACTGGTGGACACCTTGGGCACTTTTGAAGACGCCTTGCGGCTGGCTGCGGACCTGGCAGGCATCAAGGGCGAGCCGCGCATCGTACGGCAGGAAAGGCGCCTGCGCTTGATCGACCTTCTCTTCCAGAACGCGCGCCTTTTCATCGAGGCCTTGGAGCGGTGGCCACGCCTGAGCTACAAAGTGGCTTTCTGA
- a CDS encoding zinc ribbon domain-containing protein, protein MPIFEYKCADCDVTFEELVRSSDNSSPPVCPKCGSANTARIFSVFGFAGTSRAVTSASATSCSGCSSKHCATCK, encoded by the coding sequence GTGCCGATTTTCGAATACAAATGCGCCGACTGCGATGTGACCTTTGAAGAGCTGGTGCGGAGCAGCGACAATAGCTCGCCGCCGGTTTGCCCCAAGTGCGGTAGTGCCAATACCGCGCGTATCTTCTCGGTGTTTGGTTTTGCCGGGACCAGTCGCGCCGTCACTTCTGCGAGCGCGACGTCCTGCAGCGGGTGCAGCTCAAAGCATTGCGCCACGTGCAAGTGA
- a CDS encoding aminotransferase class I/II-fold pyridoxal phosphate-dependent enzyme, with amino-acid sequence MKPEEMRKLSFATLCVHGSGGVDRLTGAVSIPIYQSSTFAFPSARAGAEIFAGQREGYIYTRIGNPTVDAFEREMAFLEGGEAACATASGMAATTTAVLTVVRTGENIVASDTLYGGTHQLFRETMKRLGIEVRDVEASQLANIEAAMDEKTRVVFIETPSNPTLKLIDIAGAAKIAHRHGALLMVDNTFATPYFQRPLSLGADIVIHSATKYIGGHGDTIGGVIVGPKDFIKRAKGEVLRDLGGCLSPFNAWLFVRGLKTLPVRMERHQFNAMRIAQYLSFHPKVARVWYPGLRIHPQHELARKQMTGFGGMVSFELKGGRAAGEKLMDSVKLMTLAVSLGDCDTLIEHPASMTHSTYKEEDLLACGITPGLVRLSVGIEAVEDLINDLSQALRKIK; translated from the coding sequence ATGAAGCCCGAGGAGATGCGCAAGCTGAGTTTCGCGACGCTGTGTGTCCATGGGTCAGGAGGCGTGGATCGGCTCACTGGCGCGGTTTCCATCCCCATCTACCAGAGCTCGACCTTTGCCTTCCCCAGTGCGAGGGCTGGGGCTGAGATCTTTGCCGGGCAGCGCGAGGGCTACATCTACACGCGCATCGGGAACCCCACGGTGGATGCCTTCGAGCGGGAGATGGCCTTCTTGGAAGGCGGCGAGGCGGCGTGTGCCACTGCCTCGGGCATGGCGGCGACTACCACGGCGGTGCTCACCGTCGTCCGCACCGGCGAGAACATCGTCGCTTCCGACACTCTGTACGGCGGCACCCACCAGCTCTTTCGCGAGACGATGAAGCGCCTGGGCATTGAGGTGCGCGACGTTGAAGCAAGCCAGCTGGCCAACATCGAGGCCGCCATGGACGAAAAGACGCGGGTGGTCTTTATCGAAACGCCGTCCAACCCCACATTGAAGCTCATCGACATCGCGGGCGCGGCCAAGATTGCCCACCGCCATGGCGCCCTCCTCATGGTGGATAACACCTTTGCCACGCCCTACTTCCAGCGGCCGCTTTCTCTGGGAGCGGACATCGTCATCCACAGCGCCACCAAGTACATCGGGGGACACGGCGACACCATCGGCGGCGTGATTGTGGGGCCAAAGGATTTCATAAAACGAGCCAAGGGCGAGGTGTTGCGTGACTTAGGAGGATGCCTGAGCCCGTTCAACGCCTGGCTCTTCGTGCGTGGCCTCAAGACGCTGCCGGTGCGCATGGAGCGCCACCAGTTCAACGCCATGCGGATTGCGCAGTACCTGAGCTTTCATCCCAAGGTGGCTCGAGTCTGGTACCCAGGCCTGCGTATTCATCCCCAGCACGAGTTGGCCCGCAAGCAGATGACCGGCTTCGGCGGCATGGTTTCTTTTGAGCTCAAGGGAGGACGGGCTGCCGGCGAGAAACTCATGGACTCCGTCAAGCTCATGACCTTGGCGGTGAGCCTCGGTGATTGCGATACGTTGATCGAGCATCCTGCCAGCATGACCCATTCCACCTACAAGGAGGAAGACCTCCTCGCCTGCGGGATCACGCCTGGCCTGGTGCGCCTTTCGGTGGGGATTGAGGCAGTGGAGGACTTGATCAACGACCTGTCCCAGGCGCTGAGGAAAATAAAGTGA
- the xseB gene encoding exodeoxyribonuclease VII small subunit, with the protein MTGKKTFESAMQRLEEIVQILERGDTSLEESLRLFEEGMELAKFCEARLAEAEAKLKMLVKKDDGFQLELV; encoded by the coding sequence ATGACCGGCAAGAAGACATTTGAAAGCGCGATGCAGCGTCTGGAAGAGATTGTGCAGATCTTGGAGCGCGGTGATACCTCCTTGGAAGAATCGCTGCGGCTTTTCGAGGAGGGAATGGAGCTTGCCAAGTTCTGCGAGGCACGGCTAGCAGAGGCCGAGGCCAAACTGAAGATGCTCGTCAAGAAGGACGATGGCTTCCAACTCGAGCTTGTCTAA
- a CDS encoding 1-deoxy-D-xylulose-5-phosphate synthase — MQDERGAYRILPKINSPADLRQLDIPELSQLARELRDFIITTVSCTGGHLAPSLGVVELTLALHYAFDTPRDKIIWDVGHQAYPHKIITGRREQFATLRQWGGISGFPRREESPYDVFGTGHASTSISAALGIACARDFAGDDYAVVAVIGDGSMSGGLAFEGLNNAGALKRDLIVILNDNRMSISRNVGALAEYLTQLITAPAYNVLKRDIWELTGKLSHLGGHIRTAVRRMEEGLKALIVPGLLFERLGFRYFGPIDGHNIALLVRVLREVRQLKGPIFLHVLTTKGKGYLPAEKDAPRFHGLGAFNKVTGDAAKSGKNPTYTEVFGKTLVEIAAKRPEVVGITAAMELGTGLCYLHQTFPERFFDVGIAEAHAVTFAGGLAVQGLKPVVAIYSTFLQRAYDQIIHDIALQNLPVVFALDRGGLVGDDGPTHHGSFDLSYLRSVPNLVVAAPKDENELKDLLWTAVDHQGPFALRYPRGEGEGVPLSKGHKSIPIGSSERLRSGHDVALLGVGPLVYRCREAAERLAEQGISCTVVNVRFVKPMDEKMLRQVASHHSVLVTVEDNTVVGGFGSAVAEWLADHGFHDVRLVRLGLPDQFVPHGTREELYAHLGLDTDGIARTVLATWQEAMRTAAPRTVRAAS, encoded by the coding sequence ATGCAGGACGAGAGAGGGGCGTACCGCATCCTGCCCAAGATCAACTCGCCCGCCGATCTTCGGCAGCTTGACATCCCGGAGTTGTCGCAGTTGGCGAGGGAGTTGCGCGACTTCATCATCACCACGGTGAGCTGCACCGGCGGCCATTTAGCGCCCAGCCTCGGGGTTGTTGAGCTGACGCTTGCCCTCCACTACGCCTTCGACACGCCGCGCGACAAGATTATCTGGGACGTGGGCCACCAGGCCTACCCGCACAAGATCATCACCGGCAGGCGAGAGCAGTTTGCCACCCTGCGCCAATGGGGCGGCATTAGTGGCTTCCCCCGGCGGGAAGAGAGCCCTTACGATGTGTTCGGCACCGGGCACGCCAGCACCTCCATCTCCGCCGCTCTGGGAATCGCCTGCGCCCGCGATTTTGCCGGCGACGACTACGCAGTGGTGGCCGTCATTGGCGACGGCTCCATGAGCGGTGGCCTTGCCTTTGAAGGCCTGAACAACGCCGGTGCCCTGAAGCGCGACCTCATCGTCATCCTCAATGACAACCGCATGTCCATCTCCCGCAACGTCGGCGCACTGGCTGAATACCTGACGCAGCTCATCACCGCGCCGGCCTACAATGTGCTCAAGCGGGACATTTGGGAGCTCACCGGCAAGCTTTCCCACCTGGGCGGACATATCCGCACGGCGGTCAGGCGCATGGAAGAGGGGCTCAAGGCCCTAATCGTGCCTGGCTTGCTCTTCGAACGGTTAGGATTTCGTTACTTCGGCCCCATCGATGGGCACAACATTGCCCTCCTGGTAAGGGTGCTGCGGGAAGTGCGGCAACTGAAAGGGCCCATCTTCCTCCACGTGCTCACCACCAAAGGGAAGGGCTACCTGCCTGCGGAGAAGGATGCTCCCCGTTTCCACGGGCTTGGCGCCTTCAATAAGGTCACCGGCGATGCAGCCAAGTCGGGCAAGAATCCCACCTACACAGAAGTTTTCGGCAAGACCCTGGTGGAGATAGCAGCCAAGCGCCCCGAGGTGGTGGGGATTACGGCGGCAATGGAGCTGGGTACGGGCCTCTGTTACCTTCACCAGACCTTTCCGGAGCGCTTTTTCGATGTGGGCATTGCGGAAGCACATGCCGTGACCTTTGCCGGGGGCCTGGCGGTGCAAGGACTGAAGCCGGTGGTGGCCATCTATTCCACCTTTCTGCAACGCGCCTATGACCAGATCATCCACGACATTGCCTTGCAGAACCTGCCGGTCGTTTTCGCCTTGGATCGCGGTGGGCTGGTGGGCGACGACGGGCCGACCCACCATGGCTCCTTCGACCTGTCCTACCTGCGCAGCGTGCCCAATCTGGTGGTGGCAGCGCCCAAGGACGAGAATGAGCTCAAGGACCTGCTCTGGACGGCAGTGGACCACCAGGGCCCCTTTGCCCTGCGCTACCCGCGCGGGGAAGGAGAAGGCGTGCCGCTGAGCAAGGGCCACAAGAGCATCCCCATCGGCAGCAGCGAGCGGCTGCGCAGCGGTCATGATGTTGCCCTGTTGGGCGTTGGCCCTCTGGTTTATCGCTGCCGTGAAGCGGCCGAGCGCCTGGCCGAGCAAGGGATCTCCTGCACGGTGGTCAACGTGCGCTTCGTGAAGCCGATGGACGAGAAGATGCTTCGCCAGGTGGCTAGCCATCACTCTGTGCTGGTCACGGTGGAAGACAACACGGTGGTCGGTGGCTTTGGCAGTGCGGTGGCCGAGTGGCTGGCAGACCACGGTTTTCACGACGTGCGCTTGGTGCGCCTCGGCCTTCCCGATCAGTTCGTCCCCCACGGCACCCGCGAGGAACTCTACGCGCACTTGGGCCTAGACACTGATGGCATTGCGCGCACGGTTTTGGCCACGTGGCAGGAAGCAATGCGTACTGCCGCGCCACGAACCGTACGGGCAGCGAGCTGA
- the xseA gene encoding exodeoxyribonuclease VII large subunit, which translates to MYTVSELTREIKVLLETTIPVVWVEGEVSNFKLHTSGHMYFSLKDENAQIAAVMWRGRNAGLRFIPEDGMKVLVQGRVTVYEKRGNYQLDVLRLQPAGVGELQLAFEQLKNRLRQEGLFAEERKRPIPRFPERVGIVTSATGAALQDILNISRRRLPGIELILRPVLVQGEGAAEDIARAIAEFNEYGQVDVIIVGRGGGSLEDLWAFNEEIVARAIYASRIPVVSAVGHEVDFTIADFVADLRAPTPSAAAELVVPDRQQLAQNLRAHIARAYQAIASQLSRGRERLNAVRASYGFRRPEDIVHQHQQRLDDVTRMLSTSISHLLALSRQRQQGLAMRLESLGPQAVLARGYAICFRLDSGEVVRTGAQVAEGEAVGVQLFRGRIAAQVTKVEPEAELKGVFPRSAGADERR; encoded by the coding sequence ATTTACACGGTGTCTGAGCTGACGCGGGAGATCAAGGTGCTGCTAGAGACCACGATTCCTGTGGTGTGGGTCGAAGGCGAGGTCTCCAACTTCAAGCTGCACACGTCCGGGCACATGTACTTCTCCCTGAAGGATGAGAATGCGCAGATTGCCGCGGTCATGTGGCGGGGCCGCAACGCGGGGCTGCGCTTCATCCCCGAAGACGGCATGAAAGTGCTCGTCCAGGGGCGGGTGACCGTGTATGAGAAGAGGGGCAACTACCAGCTCGACGTGTTGCGGCTGCAGCCCGCCGGGGTGGGAGAGCTGCAGCTTGCCTTCGAGCAGTTGAAGAACCGTCTCCGCCAGGAGGGGCTGTTTGCCGAGGAGCGGAAAAGGCCCATTCCGCGGTTTCCTGAGCGGGTCGGTATTGTGACCAGTGCCACGGGCGCCGCGCTCCAGGACATTCTCAACATCAGCAGGCGACGGCTCCCGGGGATTGAGCTGATTCTACGCCCGGTGTTGGTGCAGGGCGAGGGTGCCGCCGAGGACATCGCGCGCGCCATTGCCGAGTTCAACGAGTACGGCCAGGTGGACGTGATCATCGTCGGCAGAGGGGGTGGCTCACTGGAGGATCTCTGGGCCTTCAACGAAGAGATTGTTGCCCGAGCCATCTACGCCTCGCGCATTCCGGTGGTGTCGGCCGTGGGGCACGAGGTGGACTTTACCATTGCCGACTTTGTGGCGGACCTACGCGCCCCTACGCCATCGGCTGCGGCGGAGCTGGTGGTTCCGGACCGTCAACAGCTGGCGCAGAATCTGCGCGCCCACATCGCGCGGGCCTATCAGGCCATCGCCAGTCAGCTCAGTCGCGGCCGGGAACGACTTAACGCTGTTCGCGCCAGCTACGGTTTCCGCCGGCCAGAGGACATTGTCCACCAGCACCAGCAGCGGCTCGACGACGTGACCCGCATGCTTTCGACCAGCATTTCCCACCTGCTGGCTTTGTCCAGACAGCGGCAGCAAGGCTTGGCCATGCGGCTGGAGTCCTTGGGGCCGCAGGCGGTGCTGGCCAGGGGCTACGCCATCTGCTTCCGGTTGGACAGTGGCGAGGTGGTGCGCACCGGTGCGCAGGTCGCGGAAGGCGAAGCAGTGGGCGTGCAGCTCTTCCGCGGGAGGATTGCGGCCCAAGTGACCAAGGTGGAGCCAGAGGCAGAGCTCAAAGGCGTTTTTCCCCGCAGCGCGGGGGCAGACGAACGGCGCTGA